Proteins encoded together in one Amblyomma americanum isolate KBUSLIRL-KWMA chromosome 1, ASM5285725v1, whole genome shotgun sequence window:
- the LOC144115749 gene encoding polyisoprenoid diphosphate/phosphate phosphohydrolase PLPP6-like, whose translation MSSWKQHPVLVRLKAADEQLSSGLFLAARKDSPLAQYRPLMQGLEYSAHGIPWLLGTCTVIWFVSDRELEAFHVNLLLALVLDLIAVACIKAAARRKRPLANRNDMFFTVSVDNHSFPSGHASRVIFLACLFLNCTTLNIVLKAILLAWSLSVVVSRVLLGRHFVGDVTGGAILGLIEYVIIMNIFWMGTDTALSFASYFTTFDSLHGGIKEVEV comes from the exons ATgtctagctggaagcagcacccTGTGCTAGTGCGCCTGAAGGCAGCCGATGAGCAGCTGTCAAGTGGCCTGTTCCTGGCCGCGCGCAAGGACTCGCCCTTGGCCCAGTACCGGCCCCTGATGCAGGGACTCGAGTACTCAGCACATGGCATTCCATGGCTGTTGGGCACTTGCACGGTCATCTGGTTTGTGAGCGACCGAGAGCTTGAGGCATTTCACGTCAACCTGCTGCTAG CACTTGTGCTGGACCTCATTGCCGTGGCCTGCATCAAGGCAGCAGCTCGGCGAAAGCGACCCCTGGCTAACCGCAACGACATGTTCTTCACCGTATCGGTGGACAACCACTCATTCCCATCAGGCCATGCATCACGTGTTATCTTCCTTGCATGCCTGTTTCTCAATTGCACAACGCTCAACATAGTCTTAAAAGCGATCCTGCTTGCGTGGAGCCTTTCAGTGGTAGTATCGCGAGTGCTACTGGGAAGGCATTTTGTCGGAGATGTGACAGGTGGCGCCATTCTTGGACTGATAGAATATGTTATCATCATGAacatcttttggatgggcactgaCACTGCACTCAGTTTTGCATCATACTTCACAACATTTGACAGCCTACATGGCGGCATTAAAGAAGTTGAGGTTTAA